In Mytilus trossulus isolate FHL-02 chromosome 10, PNRI_Mtr1.1.1.hap1, whole genome shotgun sequence, the DNA window atacatgacaCAATACAGACTTTACTGAAGCACAGAACAATGTCAAGGACGCAGTCGTGTTACAACTGTTTAACAAGTAACAACAAATTAGGCAGTATAACATCCCTCAAACTAGAGACGCCAATCTTACGTCAACAAAGCATGCCGTCATTTTGTAACTTAAGTAGTTCGTGTTCTAGTTTAGCAGGTAAATATTTACTTGGAAGTCATCAATTAACCTTAGACACTTGTGCGTGTTTAATGCTTAGTTTTAAAGAATGAATACAGAATCTATACATTAATAAGTACGTTCATTAGATTGATGGGCGATGTACAGAACAGATACAATTTGCACTAATATCAGTTCAAAAAttccatttatttattgtatctaTAATTCCTCTTCCCATGCTGTTTAATGTGAAAACTTCACAAGCAAAACTGATATATTAACAAGTATGTGGTCGCTactttttaatatgaataacaagatgtggtattattgccaatgagacaactttcgaaataaaaccaaaagacaCGGAGGTTAGCTCTAGTCTTTACGGTACAATCTTTCAGACATGTAGAGCGATATCCATGCAACATAGCAGGCTTGGGTTATGTACataacaatgaacgaaaaactaaTATGTTATATTATGATCagtaacaaacgacaaccactgaattaataGTTAAGATTAGTTTAGAATTTTACCCTGTATAGCTACATAGTATTTTGGCATTGGTTTTGTTCTCTCAAAAGAGTTTTTGTCTTTGAAACGAGCCATTCATGGATGAACAAcgtataaatgtaaaatgtaaacttgttttcaaaaaaatcactatatatatattcgtaCTCAAAcgtaattttataaatgaaaatcttGATATGAGGCAAGCTTTTTTGGTTCAATCGAGTTCTTTGATTTCATGTTCAAAGAGATAGCATctatataaattgttataaattattaccTTATTTGTATGGTTATGTTAATTGAAATTAATAGGTCGCGTGTAACGTGATGTTTTCTTATTTCATAAACGCGTTCACAAACTAAAAATGTCCAATTAAGAATGTATTCAAATACTGTCGTTtaatcatatgaaataaattgtacagttgaaaagcattaaaacatcaattgataaaattttCTAAATACTGTGTATTAATGTCAAATGTAGGAATTGCTGCATATTTGgttaatacaaaaacaatatcCCCCCTCAAAAGCAGGATTATCAATATAATCCCActcatttttggaaaatttataACACTACAGACGTCCAAAAtttgttcattgattttttttaaagattatattTCGCTTTATACAGCATTATTGTTTTGTGATTGTccgattggttttttttttaaatttcggaTTGTTATTTGACGTATAtgctatatttattttattcatatcacATACATTGCAGGAGGCCTGCTTTAGCTTATTGCAAGTAGATAACACATTATTGTATACTGTTGTAGAGTCCTCGCCagtaaacaacatgttttatttcgCCGAAAGTGACGAAGATATATCTGAAACACCAGAAATATCTGACATATCCGAAAATACGTTAACAACTTTCCAGTCAGAAGCAACAgatgtacaaaaatatgaagACATTCTGAAGTTCAGTGTTCAGGAATGGAAATCGACACAGTCTGTTGAGATTTGTCttgaaacatatttatcatgtaaATCATTTGAGAACAATGTGTTTTGATGATAAACATATATAGATACACTGTATATAGAAACTATCATtgatatatcatcaataaaaaaaactgtctcattaaaataaatcataaaaattttaCATACAAAAGCTATTTTGGCATGAAAGGAGGCtgaccaggttaaatccaccattctctgcataagaaaatgcatgttcTTAGTCAAGAATAGAcggttgtccattcgtttgatgtgtttgagattaggaactttccgttttgaatttttctcgaagttcaatatttgtgttttttaactttttggtaGTCACATGACTTAAAGTCGTGGAGGGTATAAGTACATTTTATCCATGTCTCACTATCATATGTGATTACTTAAAATCAGAAGATGAAAATCACTGAACCATTAATAACGGTTAAATAGATGACAAAGCACATgtgcaaaataaatgaaattaaccATAGTATAACACTTGTTTTTCTTGTAAATAGGAATTATAGGTAAGACGTGTTCAATTgaagtttttggcttttaatcAATATTGTCTTCTTAAAATTCGATTAAAAGATTTTCAAACAGACGATAACactttaatatgaaatatacaaatcACGCAACATATACGTCGTTtcgtgtttttgtttgtaattgcCATGTGCTATAGATTTTGATTGCTATAATTgaactctaataaaaaaaaaacacgttggCTTACAACTTTCACATTTTAGTACCGTTCGGCAGCAAATAATCAGGTATTTTTAAGTGTTctattattttaatgtatttctgcgtcatttatttgtacattgCACAAAATCTTTTGAAAGTTTCGATTTAAGTCTGGTTAAATTTTAGCGTAATTGTACAATGAATCCTTCTtcaaaagtacaaaatgtatttgagCTCAACTTGTTGCACTGACTGGtataaattttgttcttgttaaagaggggcgaaagataccagagggacagtcaaactcatatattgaaaataaactgacaacgccatggctaccaaataaaaagaaaaacagacaaatactagtacacaacatagaaaactaaaaactaaacaaCACGATCCCCAACAcgtaggggtgatctcaggtgcgacggaagggtaagcagatcctgctccacatgttatattcatgttattacaaacctgttaaatagtctaattcggtaggtcacattcgtgatgAAAAGAGAATTTTTGGAAAAGGTAACATCCGAGGTCAAAGACAAATCCCCTGATGAATGGTAAGGGCAAAGCTACATAGAATTAGTATTATACTACTTACAAATAGAAGTCCTTTTTGAACTAAACAGTCAgagttttcttcaaaataatatgtttagattttacagaaaatttcaaatgaattattcaaaagattaaaaaaagaaaagagatcTAGTATGTTTTATGGagtgaaaatagattttaaaatgtACCAGGTAtaaacaaaggcaacagtagtataccgctgttcaaaattcataaatcgattgagatatTGAACATATCAGGTTgcaaaccgagggaaacacattaactgTAAGAGGTAAACAACGAAAACAACAGAAAACTGAAgagtaacaaaaacaaaccagtAACGAACTATTAAATTACTGCCATAtttctaacttggtacaggacttTTTCAGAAAACATGACTGGTTGAACttggttttgttttcaaccatTGATAGCTGTcgactttttttcattttgtacaaataacaaatctgattaaaataaatgatacacTTGGTCAAAACTGTGTTGAGTTGTTGACATGTAGTTCGtcgtaatttttgtttaaattttcaaaaacgaCAACTGTACAGTAAAGCGTTTAGATACAGTAAGGAAAATGAAGCatattaatacaatgtatatgtaatatacataataatatatGCGAATAAAACAGATAACttgtaaatataagaaattaataTTCATCAAACTGGTGAAACATGCAGATTTTAACTATTAGAAAGATATCATCTGCATaatcttttgaaaatttaaaatttagcaAACTTCTCCGGGGTTTTATGCACTTTGCTTGAATACATTTCAATTGCAAGTCAAGATTTTAACAGCTGATTTAAACGCCATATTTAATACGAAATGTCTTTATTTGTAAACATCATTCCATCCTGTACGCGCATAATACAAAACTTGCACCTTAGCTAACTGcagaaataaaaatctatattatctgtatttcaattaatataaaatcaaacagttGATAATTAACAAACATATGATACCGAATCGTATGTGTGAAGGGAACCAATGAATATAAtacaaaagaagaaaagaatattttattcaaattaaaggatccatttaaaagtaatttatttcaattatttacatAATTGAAAACACAAactattttacataattttatataataaccTTATATAATGACTTTATATAATGATCTGAACACGCGAACAGGATAATTCAATAATTATGAGAAAGACGTAAAAGATTTGACCAATACAATTTACataagaatatttatatttgaaggGCACTTGCTACGAGATATTAAAAGTATCTAAGATatgattttttgtgttaaatcattaatgaaagtgaaatagtgaaataattatTTGCTTTAAGCAGCCTCCACAAAGTAAGCATTTAACACTCGTCCTATCGCCCAGctctttaatttcaatattgacTATGAAGCACACGATACATGTTTCTTAAATAACATAATGAAATTCACCAAACAAGTAAATCGTAAGGTGaatatacaaaacattgaaagCCTCAAGACCAAGAGGACACAATGAATAACCAAAACCATCTAATGTTTTGAACTACTTTGCCTCAAGATATTACTACATTAGGTTAAGTTAAATTAGAATCACTCAGGAGTAAAACTTCACCGACAAAACGTTACATTCGAATCAcgaaagaatttaaaaatactCGATACTTGGTGGATGATACGTTCAAGAACTAAAAAGTTTActaaatgaaggcaacagtagtataccgctgttcaaaactcataaatccatggacaaaaaacaaaatctgggTAACAAACTAGAACCGagggaaatgcattaaatataagaggagaacaacaacacaacaccgaaacgcaacacacacagaaacggaccaagcatcagacaaaacacaacgagaataacaaatataacatgaaaaccaaatacattaatttgggatagacaagtaccgtatctcaatatctcaaaaataagagaaaaaacaaacaactcaacgttaaaatgcaacacacacagaaacgaggaataatataacaatggccatcttcctgacttggtacaggacacttttaaaggggaataaaagtggtgggttgaacctggttttgtggcatgccaaacctcgcactttaatggcaaagttaaatttaacattgaaatgaaaacataatattacaagactacaatacaaataaataagagaacatattagacaaagagaaacatgattaatagataacaaaaagcatcaggtttaaaattcaatacgccaaaaacgcgccttgtccacacaagactcaccagtgacgcccagatataaaagatcgaaagtgaaaaaagtacaaagttgtacagcactgaagatcaaaagttgaaaaggtttcgccaaatttcgcccgggataagaacattcttattatatactAAACATAACAAGAACCGACACATATGTAatcgaaaaatgaaaaatacttaCGGTCGTACAACGGTAATAAACATCGAGAGCAAAACTATTGGCCATGTGTAACACACCTATATGATACAATCCATATTGGAACCGTAAAACAGTTTTCATAATATCAGATAAGGTTTGTTATCACTGGTTGTACTCTTATGGGTGAATCGACTGCAGCTATTAATATAACATCGATTGTTATTTTCAATATGTAACATATACAGGTGATACAGGTCTGCAACTTAGTATAGAGAAATACTGTTCATGCGAAAAtctcctgtttttttttgtatcttgaCTTTGTTAATGAAGAATGGGTATACCAGTATTGTAGTTTGGTTTTCCACTTTGGGTCCTTTCTAAAACCTATGGTTTAGATTAACATCATCCTGAGCATAAATCAGAAAGCTGAGAGCTACCAATATTAGCATTAGTCTGATTAGTTCTTTCAATCTGTATAAAAAGgtgaaaatatttcatgaagaTAATATCCGCACAAAAGATGGTGTTTCTGTTTTGGACACCGCGAATCTTCCATCAAACTATAACGAACACATCGATCTATTTTATCTCCAgtcttatttctttatttcccTGACACTTTTTTTAGACATTGAAAGGCAGGTTATTACTTTTCAAATCTAGAATTTACACAATAGCATATTTAATCATctgtaaaattatatattttgtttttattacttcTTACTATGCTGTACTCATAATGGGTTCGATcaataaaaagtgaaataactaaaataccgaactccaaggaaaattttaaacggaaagtcctttataaaatggcataataaaaaaaaaccacatcaAACCAAACAATCAAGAAGAAAATACATTGCTATacttaacatttatttatttattctcgACCTTGAATTAAGTATCGCTTAAGTGTACAATTAAACGTACCTTTGTTTAACTTTCCTTTATCAGCCATATTTATTACCGGTTTAGGattaagaaatttttaatatgttcATATAGTAGTGAAACGATTATAGAATAGCGTATGATAAAGTCATAATATGGCAGTGAACGCAATCCTTCCATTCTTGTAGTAATCGGAATTCCGATTTAAAATCCATATCTGGTTGTCGTAATCGTAATGATGACAGGTGTACTATATTCGAAATATAGAACCGTAGAActagagaaaaaaattgttcaactagttttatgattttctttatgACCTTGCAGGAGTAATGTTTTAATCAAAAGTAAACATCTGTTACTCAAATTACTTTAATGATTGATGAATCAACTCATTGACGCAAATACCAAAGACTGGTGCTAATAGAAGGTTTCTACCGAACAAAGGGTGTTGACAATAGGAAAGGTGTATACAATTATAACCCTTATAAATTAAAAGACCTTTACAAGTTAAATAAAGTAtcaaaaagaacaaataatCAGTGCATTGTACATTGTGgttgtaaaagaaataatgatGCTAGTTTTTAGCATGACCATTAGGAACTTTAATCCAGACCCATTCTGACGTTTTGATGAATTATTCGATTTTTTTAAGTCAATTTCTACGAACCATTCATTCCGCATACTCAGTGTCTATGTTTGATGGACCCTTTTTTATATccaatgttgttttatttttattagcaGTATAACTCTTCATAGACATAAGTTATATTCGTTTGCTCACACTTTGTTAATGGTATAAAACCTTATAAATGATTTAGTCACCAATTCCTAGTAATAAATGTTGATTAGTTTTTACTTATTCTGTTGTATACAAGTATACATAGTTTGaactttttgataattttgaagCGAATTAATTTGCGATATCAATGGGaaatgatttacaaaatatgaCAGTACGATTTGATTGTTGGTGCAAAAGGTCAATTGTTGTGCATCTTAACCAGCAAGGTAAATACATCGGCATTATTATTGTGGGGGTCATTACTGAGAAATCGGAATATAGATTATACTTTGAAAACACAAAACATGAGATAAACTATGATCTCTCTAaagtgtctttttttctttgtttgtccAAAAAGATATCAAGTGAGCTATTAATAATCAAAGCTCAACGATCACATGAAGGTGTTAAGTTTTTGGAGCGCATTACGGACCTCTTCAACTACAAAATACGGACCGTCACAATATAGAAACATGTgtttaaaatatccaaaacaCCACCAAGCTATCAATTAATCGAAGACGAAAAATCTCGTCGAACAAAAGACAGACAAATAGTGTGCAATACATAAcaaattgtgttgaaaaaaactGACCAGGTAAACATGGATGTATACCTCTAAATCACGTGGAGATTATCTCTGAGAAATCAATaaccataaaattgagaatgtaaatgtttcaaagagacaataaccccaCCATAAAGCAGACAACCGCCTAAGGCCACCAACGTGTTTTTAAGCAGCGAGAAACACCCGCACCCTTGAGGAGTCCTTCAGCTTGAAGAGGTATCTTTTATCAGGAAAACAATTGATGTTGcgtttgaagaatatttttgaaaatatcagtTACATCAATGTTCAAGTAAAACAGCTTCTACATCTCCGAATAACCCCTCACAAGGAATGCTCAaggcaaaatataaaaaaataaaaaataaaaacaaaaaatgataatatgTTGATTTCCCttaaaaagaacataaatttattgttacatcatgcttttttttttaacttcaagctatgtatatttaatttccCAATATGTGCTTAATCAAAGTAGACTATCtagtattatttataaataattcgTGATAATGTTGTATATTTCTAACCGACCTCGTAACATTAACTACAccactgtaaaataaaacacatgtttaaAAGTAAGGCATCTATTTAGGCTAATTAAGCTTGAAATCAaagaaattatcaataaatatttattaaatgttgttttttttctttctctcttACATTTTTCTAATCGACAATGCATTATACATTTGATCAGATTTGACAAATATTCATtgatccaaataaaaaaataaatactctAATATATACCGATAATTCAGTGTTCGGgtttattttagaaatgatttcttttaaaatgaataaggTATTATTGAAATTATGAAATGGAAACTTCTGCAGAGGCACGAATAAATATTGCACTGAAATATCTGAAGCAATAATTGGTacgtaaaaaagaaaaagaatatgtTTCATGCAATACCATAGTATGTCTGAACTAGATGGCGTACTGCTATATAAGGTAAGAGAACAACATTTTTAATTCTAGAAAGAGGTGGCGGAAGAAGACCTTAGGCCATTTACTGacgtaataattatttaaaaaatttcttgTTGCGCGAACGTTTAAATGCTctattttacacatttattatCTCCAGTCATTTAAACTgatgtttatgttatttatttttcagttaccAGGTCAAAACATTCGAATTCAAGATCCTCCATTATCCATTATCCCGTATCAATATATAAAACGGTCTTctacttttaatgtttttttgttaactgaaaatgataaattaaattgcaattttgtaaaTGTAAGGGTTAGGATAATCAACTGGTAAATATATTCACGGCGTTTCGTGATTCAGTGCAATTTTAAAGATTGCCAATATGCAACACCTGGCCATAATGAGGATTCATCATATGTTTTCAACTTGGTTTTTTCCTTGTATATTAAGCTTttttacatgcattttcaaTGACAAACAATTATCACTTCATTTttattgcatgattttttttttcatttgtaattgtaggctaaatttattttaaactagaAGATCTGTTACTTTTATCCATTGAACTAAAGAAAGATGTATCTGTATATAACATGTTAACATACAacatttaatgataatttagGCTTAGTATATCTCTATGTTATACATTTAGAAAGAGCAGTTCCGTTATTTTCCCTTACAAAGTTCAATtgcgttttattttttattctatttaaagGACATTTTGTTGGAATCTTGAAACGTTACGaaactttatttaaatctttatttagTGTTAATTACCTAATCTGTGGTCACATTTGTTTAAACTGtttccttgattttttttttgtttgtggcATATTTATGATCAAACTCTagaaatgtataatttaaattgtaaaattaccTGTCTTCCTTAAAGGTTTTGGTTAAAGAGGAGTATGATTTTTTGCATAGGCGATAGTATTAGCATTTTGGTTTCTGAGTTGAAACGGGGTATATTTCTcccaattgatatgatattcccCGCCATGTTCTTTAATATTATGATTTACTTGATAAATGTTTGCTGCTCACAAAGAatctattaaatcaagagttccaaatggtgaagttgaatcatcccgtcgta includes these proteins:
- the LOC134686300 gene encoding uncharacterized protein LOC134686300 yields the protein MMERSTEERITTALDKLRNDLIELRNTDIKLLIQLLNIHDTIQTLLKHRTMSRTQSCYNCLTSNNKLGSITSLKLETPILRQQSMPSFCNLSSSCSSLAESSPVNNMFYFAESDEDISETPEISDISENTLTTFQSEATDVQKYEDILKFSVQEWKSTQSVEICLETYLSCKSFENNVF